The stretch of DNA ACGGCCTTGTTGATCCATAGCCAGTTGACCGAGTGCACGTTTACGGGAGCAGCAACCCACTTGCCGTCATAGACGGAAAACTTCTGCAGAGCTTCCGGAACGGACTTGTCCCAGCCTTCAGCCTTGGCGGTCTCGGTCAGATCGCCCATGACGCCGGCCTGTGCATAGTCGAGGACGGTGTAGCCAAGCATCTGCGACGCAGTCGGATAGTTGCCTGCGGCGACCATTGCCTTAAGCGCCGTCATGGCAGCATCACCGCCACCGCCGGCCACCGGAACGTCCTTCCAAGCGTAACCTTCCTTGGACAGATCCTGCTTGAGAACATTGAGTGCGGCAGCTTCACCGCCAGACGTCCACCAGTGCAGCATCTGCACTTCCTTGACGTCCTCGGCACATGCTACGGCGGTTCCGCCGGCAACTGCCAGTGCGACCACAGCGGTAGAAGTCAGAAACTTGCGCATTGAAAACCTCCCAGTGCAAGTATGAAGGTGCGGGACCCATTCCCGCACCGATCGCCCGCCCTCCTCGGGCGTATTCTCGTGGCCGGCCTAGGCCAGCGTTTCCTTCTTTGGCATCCACCAGCTTGTGCGGGCGCCGATATGCATGTTGAGCGTCTTCGTCTCGGTGTAGTCCTCGACCGCATGACGGCCGAGTTCGCGGCCAAGACCGGACTGCTTGTAACCGCCGAACGGCAGCTCTGATGCACCGTCCATGAAGGTGTTCATCCAGAGGGTGCCGGCGCGGACCTTGCGGCCGACAGTCAGGCACGTGTCGAAGTCGCGGCTCCAGACACCGGCCGAGAGGCCGTAATCGATGGAGTTGGCGATCTCGATCGCTTCCGCCGTTGTCTCGAAGGTGAGAACGGAGAGAACCGGGCCGAAGACCTCCTCGCGGGCGACCGTCATGTCGGGCGTGACGGCTTCAAGGATCGTCGGCGCCATGAACTGGCCCATGCCGAAATCGAGTGCTTCGCCACCATGAGCAACCTTCGCGCCGCCACTGGTCGCACCGGTGACATAGGCGTTGATCTTCTCGAGATGCTGCGGAGTAATGATCGCGCCGACCTGCGTGCTTGGATCGAGCGGATCGCCGACCTTCACGTCCTTGGCCAATTCGGCGACGCGCTTAACGACGTCCGATGCAATGCTCTTGTGCAGGATCAGCCGGGAACCGGCATTGCAGCATTCGCCGGCGTTGAAGTAGGCGCCGAAGACGGCGGCGTCGATGAATGCGTCGAGGTCCGCATCAGGGAACACGATCTGCGGGTTCTTGCCGCCAAGCTCCAGCGAGACCTTCTTCAAAGTCTGCGCGGCGTTCGTCATCGTAAGTTTGCCGACACCGGTCGAGCCCGTGAAGGAAACCATGTCGACGGCCGGATGAGTTGTCATGATGGCGCCGACTTCCGGACCGGTGCCGGTGACGATGTTGACGGCGCCCTCCGGAAGGCCTGCTGCCTGAAGGATTTCGCCGAGCAGCAGCGTCGATCCTGAAGTCAGCTCGGAAGGTTTGACGACGGTCGTACAGCCCGCGGCGAGTGCGAATGGCAGCTTTTGCCCCACGATCAGAAACGGGAAGTTCCAGGGGGTGATGATCGATACGACGCCGATGGCTTCGCGAAGAACGACGCCTAGCGTGCCATCGCCGAGAGTGTTGTAGCTTTCGCCATGAAGATCACGCGCAAGAGCTGCCGCATAACGCCAGATGTCGACGGACCCGGCGATTTCACCGCGGACCTGCGAGATTGGCTTGCCGGCCTCAATCGCATCAAGATATGCGAGCTCCTCGGAGCGCGCGGCGATCAAGTCTGCTGCCTTAAGCAGGACCGCCGAACGCTCCGACGCGGTCATTCGGGGCCATGGACCATGATCGAAAGCCTTGCGGGCGGCTACGATCGCCCGCTCGGCGTCAGCCTTCGTTCCGGTCGGGTATCGGCTGACCACCACTCCGTGGCTGGGCGCAACGCGTTCGATCGGCTGTGCACCGCCGGCTTCCCACTTGCCGTCGATCAGCATCTTGAAGTCGCGCGCCTTGTGATCCGCAAGTGCCTTGGGCGTAACCAGAACTGTCATTACCATTCTCCTTTGAACTTAGCGGGGCGCTTCTCCGTAAAGGATGCGACGCCCTCCTTGAGATCGCCGGTCTTCGCGACGAGGATCGAGCCCAGCGCCTCGACGGCGGTCCCGTTGTCTTCATCGTTCGCAGAGGCGATCATAAGCTTTACGACCTCAAGTGCCGCGGGACCGCGTGCAGCGATCCGTTCGGCGTATTGCTTCGCGGCGGTCACGGCATTGCCGGTCGATGTCACGGCGTCGACGAGCCCCAGGGCGCCGGCTTCGTGTGCAGTGAATATCTCGCCTCCGAGCGCCATTCGCCGGACCACCTGTGCGCCGAAGCGCTTGACAAGACGCTGGGTGCCCGACCAGCCGGGGACCATGCCAAGTCCCGTCTCCGGAAGACCGACCTTGATCTGCTCCTCGGCAATGCGGATGTCCGCGACACCGGCAAGTTCTAGACCACCTCCAAGGGCATGGCCGTTGAGCGCGGCGACGAGCGGCACGCGCAATGTCGCGAGCCTTTCGAAAATGCGATGGCCGTGGCGAACCCATGCGTGGCCGAATTCCTCCGGTCGCATGCCGCCCCAGGCCTTGATGTCGCCACCGGCAGAGAAGCCCTTGCCGTCGCCTGTCAGGATCGCGACCCGCACTTGAGCATTGGCTTCGACCTCGTCCGCGGCTGTGGCGAGCGCCTTCAGCATGTCGAGATCCAGGGCGTTCAGCTTCTCGGGCCGGGAAACCGTCATGACCGCGACGTGGTTTTCGACCTCGACTTTCACGGTTCCACTAGCCATTGAAAACGCCCTCGAGAACGCGGGCCGGCTTCGACGAGAGCGATAGACCGATATTCGCCTCGGCGAAGAGGTTCGCGTCCATCGTCTTGAGGTCCTCGGATACGATCAGCGGAAACTCGGACTGATCGAGAATATGCTCTTGGAGGTTTACGCCCGGAGCGATTTCGCTCAGGACGATGCCATTGGGCGTAAGCTTCATGACGCACCGCTCGGTGACATAGGTGATGTCCTGGCCCTGCTCGACGGCGCGTTTGCCCGAGAATGTGACGTGTTCAACCTCATTGACGAGCTTCTTAAGCTTACCTTCCTTCTCGATGACGAGCTTGCCGTCCTCGATCGCGAGCTTTGCGCCTGCGTTGAACATGCCGGAGAAGACGATCTTCTTGGCACGTGCTGTGATGTCGACGAAACCACCTGCGCCCGCCGTCACGTGAGGCCGGAACGACAGCTTCGAGACGTTGACCGAACCGTCCCGACCGATTTCTAGGAACGAGAGGAGCGAGGCGTCGAAGCCGGCGCCCTGGAAATAGGTGAACTGGTATGGCGAAGGCATGTAAGCATCCGCGTTCGATGCACAGCCGAACGCGAAGTCAAGGAGCGGCACGCCGCCGACGGCGCCCTGTTCGATGACCCACGTCACTGCGCCGTGAAGCCCCTCTTCCATGAGGATGCGCGGCACGTTCGCCGAGATGCCGAACCCCAGATTCACGCAGCTACCAGCCTGCAGTTCCTGCGCCACGCGGCGGGCAATCACCTTCTGGATGTTGAATTCCGGCACCCGGAACGTGTTCAGGGGGCGGAAGATTTCGCCGGAAATCGCCGGATCGTAAAGCGTCTGCGTTGTCTGCTTCTGTTCCGGATCGACAACGACGTAGTCGACCAGCATGCCGGGAACGCGGACGTCGTGCGGTTTCAACGAACCCTCTTTGGTGATCCGCTTGACCTGGGCGATGACGATGCCGCCATTGTTGCGGGCGGCGAGCGCCTGGTCGAGGCCGCCGAGATATGCGCCTTCGTGTTCGTAGGTGAGATTGCCACGCTCGTCGGCCGTGGTTGCCCGAATGATAGTGACCTCCGGGACGATCGCCGGAAAATAAAGATAGTCCTCGCCCTCGAACGACACGCGCTTGACGACCGCTTCCGAGGCGCCGAGATCGTTCATCGCGCATCCCTGCCGGTTCGGATCAACGAAGGTTTCAAGGCCGACCTTGGTGAGGACGCCGGGACGCTTGGCAGCGGCTTCGCGGTGTATATCGAACATGATCCCCGACGGAATGTTGTAGGCGGGGATTTCGTTGTTCGTGATCATCTGCCAGATGAGCGGCGGTTCGGCGCTTGATGGGCCGGATGGATAGGACCCGCCGATGATCTTCTTCAGCAGCCCCTTCTTCGCGAT from Rhizobium sp. 007 encodes:
- a CDS encoding aldehyde dehydrogenase family protein, producing the protein MTVLVTPKALADHKARDFKMLIDGKWEAGGAQPIERVAPSHGVVVSRYPTGTKADAERAIVAARKAFDHGPWPRMTASERSAVLLKAADLIAARSEELAYLDAIEAGKPISQVRGEIAGSVDIWRYAAALARDLHGESYNTLGDGTLGVVLREAIGVVSIITPWNFPFLIVGQKLPFALAAGCTTVVKPSELTSGSTLLLGEILQAAGLPEGAVNIVTGTGPEVGAIMTTHPAVDMVSFTGSTGVGKLTMTNAAQTLKKVSLELGGKNPQIVFPDADLDAFIDAAVFGAYFNAGECCNAGSRLILHKSIASDVVKRVAELAKDVKVGDPLDPSTQVGAIITPQHLEKINAYVTGATSGGAKVAHGGEALDFGMGQFMAPTILEAVTPDMTVAREEVFGPVLSVLTFETTAEAIEIANSIDYGLSAGVWSRDFDTCLTVGRKVRAGTLWMNTFMDGASELPFGGYKQSGLGRELGRHAVEDYTETKTLNMHIGARTSWWMPKKETLA
- a CDS encoding enoyl-CoA hydratase/isomerase family protein, with the protein product MASGTVKVEVENHVAVMTVSRPEKLNALDLDMLKALATAADEVEANAQVRVAILTGDGKGFSAGGDIKAWGGMRPEEFGHAWVRHGHRIFERLATLRVPLVAALNGHALGGGLELAGVADIRIAEEQIKVGLPETGLGMVPGWSGTQRLVKRFGAQVVRRMALGGEIFTAHEAGALGLVDAVTSTGNAVTAAKQYAERIAARGPAALEVVKLMIASANDEDNGTAVEALGSILVAKTGDLKEGVASFTEKRPAKFKGEW
- a CDS encoding acyl CoA:acetate/3-ketoacid CoA transferase, whose protein sequence is MSKHITPAEAAALIPDGAIVSVSSSSGLGCPDLMLKAIGERFDETGHPRDLTTLHPIAAGDMSGIKGVDYIAKKGLLKKIIGGSYPSGPSSAEPPLIWQMITNNEIPAYNIPSGIMFDIHREAAAKRPGVLTKVGLETFVDPNRQGCAMNDLGASEAVVKRVSFEGEDYLYFPAIVPEVTIIRATTADERGNLTYEHEGAYLGGLDQALAARNNGGIVIAQVKRITKEGSLKPHDVRVPGMLVDYVVVDPEQKQTTQTLYDPAISGEIFRPLNTFRVPEFNIQKVIARRVAQELQAGSCVNLGFGISANVPRILMEEGLHGAVTWVIEQGAVGGVPLLDFAFGCASNADAYMPSPYQFTYFQGAGFDASLLSFLEIGRDGSVNVSKLSFRPHVTAGAGGFVDITARAKKIVFSGMFNAGAKLAIEDGKLVIEKEGKLKKLVNEVEHVTFSGKRAVEQGQDITYVTERCVMKLTPNGIVLSEIAPGVNLQEHILDQSEFPLIVSEDLKTMDANLFAEANIGLSLSSKPARVLEGVFNG